A single Sulfurimonas aquatica DNA region contains:
- a CDS encoding GDP-mannose 4,6-dehydratase: MKYLITGGCGFLGSNIASEILKQGDELIVFDSLYRHGSYQNLEWLKTQGTFEFIHGDIRNTNDVERTIKTHKPDVIYHLAGQVAMTTSIADPRMDMEVNVGGSFNLLNAVRLYSPESAVIYSSTNKVYGDLEQFTYEETATRYKCIEKPNGFDESVNLDFHSPYGTSKGSADQYMLDFARIYGLKTVVFRHSSMFGGRQFATYDQGWIGWFTQQAINIKNGNQKEPFTISGNGKQVRDIAHAEDMVTLYLKASTKIDSIKGQAFNVGGGIDNSSSLLELFSFLEKELSIKMEYKELPVRESDQRVFVADLSKAKELIGWEPKVSKEEGICKMIEWIKG, from the coding sequence ATGAAATATTTAATAACAGGTGGATGCGGTTTTTTAGGCTCAAATATAGCTAGTGAAATACTTAAGCAGGGCGATGAACTTATAGTCTTTGACAGTCTTTATAGACATGGTTCTTATCAAAACCTTGAATGGCTAAAAACTCAAGGTACATTTGAATTTATTCATGGTGACATTAGAAATACAAACGATGTAGAGCGAACTATTAAAACTCATAAACCAGATGTTATCTATCATTTGGCTGGGCAAGTTGCAATGACTACCTCTATAGCTGATCCTAGAATGGATATGGAAGTAAATGTAGGTGGAAGTTTTAACCTATTAAACGCAGTAAGACTTTATAGTCCAGAGAGTGCAGTAATTTACTCATCTACAAACAAAGTATATGGTGATTTAGAACAATTTACTTATGAAGAAACAGCTACAAGATACAAATGTATAGAAAAACCGAATGGATTTGATGAGAGTGTCAATCTTGATTTTCACTCACCATATGGAACTTCCAAAGGAAGTGCAGATCAATACATGCTAGACTTTGCAAGAATCTATGGACTAAAAACCGTAGTGTTTAGACACTCGTCCATGTTTGGGGGAAGACAGTTCGCTACTTATGACCAAGGATGGATAGGTTGGTTTACACAACAAGCCATCAATATCAAAAATGGAAATCAAAAAGAGCCTTTTACTATCTCTGGAAATGGGAAGCAAGTAAGAGACATAGCTCATGCTGAAGATATGGTTACTCTATATCTGAAAGCCTCAACTAAAATAGACAGTATTAAAGGTCAAGCTTTTAATGTAGGTGGTGGAATAGACAACTCTTCATCTCTTCTTGAACTATTTAGCTTTTTAGAAAAAGAACTAAGTATAAAGATGGAATATAAAGAACTTCCAGTAAGAGAATCAGACCAAAGAGTATTTGTGGCAGACTTATCAAAAGCTAAAGAATTGATTGGATGGGAACCTAAAGTGAGTAAAGAAGAAGGTATATGCAAAATGATTGAATGGATTAAGGGATAA
- a CDS encoding glycosyltransferase family 2 protein → MIPEILFVIPTYNRIDTIMKTLPVNMDICERYNVDIVVIDNCSTDNTGEEIKSIYPRLNIIINSINIGLKGSFKKIITEYCDLDKIVIILSDEDIIFESGLVQLLEKIKSDDVLYSKEIESVLYFNYINKAGKDFNFRRNKKKIITWNDIEIFSFGLISAVGFKVSSLTASNIDWETHLDARNVYPHFTLFKHKNVFTNVVGLPIAALYKEEKVSFLHSEWASKSHHFSKEAVSDYLSYHEENFDTQDARKFRRVYKNIAFIFTSQDEWKSLKMLYNFISLFILSPKFGFYYVLRKFGY, encoded by the coding sequence ATGATACCAGAAATTTTATTTGTGATTCCTACTTATAATAGGATAGATACAATCATGAAAACATTACCCGTGAATATGGATATATGTGAAAGATATAATGTTGATATTGTCGTTATTGATAATTGCTCTACAGATAATACAGGTGAAGAAATAAAATCCATATATCCAAGATTAAATATAATTATTAATTCAATAAATATTGGTTTAAAGGGTTCTTTTAAAAAAATAATCACAGAATATTGTGATCTAGATAAAATTGTTATAATATTATCAGATGAAGATATTATATTTGAATCAGGACTTGTACAATTATTAGAAAAAATTAAATCTGATGATGTACTTTATTCAAAGGAAATAGAATCGGTTTTATATTTTAACTATATAAATAAGGCAGGGAAAGATTTTAACTTCAGGAGAAATAAAAAGAAAATAATCACTTGGAATGATATTGAAATTTTTTCATTTGGTTTGATAAGTGCAGTTGGCTTTAAGGTATCATCTTTAACAGCATCAAATATTGACTGGGAAACACATTTAGATGCTAGAAATGTTTACCCTCACTTTACTTTATTTAAGCATAAAAATGTCTTTACAAATGTTGTAGGACTTCCAATAGCAGCACTTTATAAGGAAGAAAAAGTTTCTTTTTTACATAGTGAATGGGCTTCTAAATCACATCATTTTTCTAAGGAAGCTGTTTCGGATTATCTATCATATCACGAAGAAAATTTTGATACACAAGATGCTAGAAAATTTAGAAGGGTGTATAAAAATATAGCATTTATTTTTACAAGTCAGGATGAATGGAAGTCACTGAAAATGCTTTATAACTTTATTTCGTTATTCATACTTTCACCTAAATTTGGTTTTTATTATGTATTACGAAAATTTGGTTACTAG
- a CDS encoding glycosyltransferase family 2 protein encodes MKALISIITPSYNSSRFIAQTIESVLAQTYKNWEMIIVDDVSADGSNEIIEEYCKKDNRIKLIKLEKNSGPAEARNRAIQEAQGRYITFLDADDLWISEKLEKQIKFMNENNLPFTYSSYYLIDEDNNNLGKFITKGEISYSSMLKTCSVGCLTAIYDTQKLGKVYMPLIRKRQDYGLWLKILKDIKTSKGMLEPLATYRILENSVSSNKIKAAQYQWKIYREIEKISLLKSIYYFIQYSYNGIIKYK; translated from the coding sequence ATGAAAGCTTTAATTTCAATAATCACACCTTCATATAATTCTTCAAGGTTCATTGCTCAGACTATTGAATCAGTATTAGCACAAACTTATAAAAATTGGGAAATGATAATCGTAGATGATGTTTCAGCTGATGGCTCAAATGAGATAATAGAAGAATATTGTAAAAAAGACAATCGTATTAAACTAATCAAACTTGAAAAAAATAGTGGTCCAGCAGAAGCAAGAAATAGAGCTATTCAAGAGGCTCAAGGACGATATATTACTTTTTTAGATGCAGATGATTTATGGATATCAGAAAAATTGGAAAAGCAGATAAAGTTCATGAATGAGAATAACTTGCCTTTTACATATAGTTCTTATTACTTAATAGATGAAGATAATAATAATTTAGGTAAGTTTATTACCAAAGGTGAAATATCTTATAGTAGTATGTTAAAAACCTGTAGTGTCGGATGTTTAACAGCTATCTATGATACTCAGAAACTCGGAAAAGTTTATATGCCGTTAATTCGAAAAAGACAAGATTATGGGTTATGGTTGAAAATCCTTAAAGATATAAAAACTTCAAAAGGTATGTTAGAGCCATTAGCCACGTATAGAATACTTGAAAATTCCGTATCTTCAAATAAGATAAAAGCTGCACAGTATCAATGGAAAATATACAGAGAAATTGAAAAGATAAGTTTGCTTAAAAGCATATATTATTTTATTCAATATTCCTATAATGGTATTATAAAATACAAGTAA
- a CDS encoding alpha-1,2-fucosyltransferase, producing the protein MIIVRLAGGLGNQIFQLGAALLMANVTKIKKIKIDDRALGSYEAKHKNELFDFFDLNKIDLSFDVGSSLLTKIRIAKVFPFKVYKYPFVSDSNFSLALKRPNKSFILLDGYFQKSLKQEDFNREVSLLKKIIIPNNMKQKDECVVHIRGGDFVKLGWNSVTPIGYYIEAIKKMINDYGINKFNIVTDDRDYANSILNELNDLNFSYSYIGGSLKEDFNLIGSFNYRILSSSTFALWASAFGANDESTVIAPEYWLPNKKREIYLPNEIRVSYK; encoded by the coding sequence ATGATAATAGTAAGATTGGCTGGTGGATTAGGTAATCAGATATTCCAACTGGGGGCTGCCCTTTTAATGGCAAATGTGACAAAAATAAAAAAAATTAAAATTGACGACAGGGCCTTAGGAAGTTATGAGGCGAAACATAAAAATGAATTATTTGATTTTTTTGATTTGAATAAGATTGACTTAAGTTTTGATGTTGGTTCTAGTTTATTAACAAAGATTAGGATAGCAAAAGTTTTTCCATTTAAAGTTTATAAGTATCCTTTTGTGAGTGATTCAAACTTTTCATTAGCTCTTAAAAGACCGAATAAATCATTTATTTTATTAGATGGTTATTTTCAAAAATCCTTAAAACAAGAAGATTTTAATAGAGAAGTTAGTCTCTTAAAAAAGATTATTATACCTAATAATATGAAGCAAAAAGATGAGTGTGTAGTACATATTAGAGGGGGGGATTTTGTAAAACTAGGATGGAATAGTGTAACACCAATTGGATATTATATAGAAGCAATTAAAAAAATGATTAATGATTATGGCATAAATAAATTCAATATTGTAACTGACGACAGAGATTATGCGAACAGTATCTTAAATGAATTGAATGATTTGAATTTTAGTTATTCTTATATAGGTGGTAGCTTAAAAGAAGATTTTAATTTGATTGGTAGCTTTAATTATAGAATACTTTCATCTAGTACATTTGCACTTTGGGCAAGTGCATTCGGTGCAAATGATGAGAGTACTGTAATTGCTCCTGAATATTGGTTACCAAACAAAAAAAGAGAAATTTATTTACCAAATGAAATTAGAGTAAGCTATAAATAA
- a CDS encoding MBOAT family O-acyltransferase, whose protein sequence is MLFNSYEFIFAFLPITFFLYFYLNHNRLTEASKAFLVFSSLFFYSWWNIAYLPIILSSMLFNYIIGTALNKDNEERLHRFSKKTLLTFGIVSNLALLGYFKYMDFFIENINLLSAAYIPLLHLALPLAISFFTFQQIAYLVDSYRQETAEYDFLNYSLFVTFFPQLIAGPIVHHSEMMPQFAKTKNKVKNYRNIAMGVFIFSLGLFKKVVIADTFAVWATQGFDVATTLNLFEAWATSLSYTFQLYFDFSGYTDMAIGIALLFNIKLPINFNSPYKATSIQDFWRRWHITLSRFLRDYIYIPLGGYRKGEFRTYTNLMATFILGGIWHGAGWTFMFWGFLHGIALVINRAWSKLGFKLWIWLAWLITFNFVNIAWVFFRAKEWEDAVKVLSSMLSLDDIILPGFMSSKFYFLFQYGFQFGGFVDNIKGGKDTFAYLFIAFVLVLLFKNSTFHMNKIKFNYLTILFVSLCLSISILSLNQVSEFVYFNF, encoded by the coding sequence ATATTATTCAATAGCTACGAATTCATATTTGCTTTTTTACCAATAACATTTTTTCTATACTTCTATCTAAATCATAATAGACTTACAGAAGCCAGTAAAGCTTTTTTAGTCTTTAGCAGTTTGTTCTTTTATAGTTGGTGGAATATTGCTTATCTTCCTATTATATTATCATCAATGCTTTTTAATTATATTATTGGGACAGCTCTTAATAAAGATAATGAGGAGCGACTTCATAGATTCTCTAAAAAAACACTCTTAACTTTTGGTATAGTCTCAAATTTAGCACTACTTGGATACTTCAAGTATATGGATTTCTTTATAGAGAATATTAACTTACTAAGTGCTGCTTATATACCTTTACTTCATTTAGCTCTACCATTAGCAATTTCATTTTTTACATTTCAACAGATAGCCTATCTAGTAGATAGTTATAGACAAGAAACTGCGGAGTATGACTTCTTAAACTACTCACTATTCGTAACATTTTTTCCTCAACTTATAGCAGGTCCAATTGTTCATCATAGTGAGATGATGCCACAGTTTGCTAAAACAAAAAACAAAGTAAAGAATTACAGAAATATAGCAATGGGAGTGTTTATCTTTTCACTAGGCCTATTTAAAAAAGTTGTTATCGCTGATACTTTTGCCGTATGGGCTACACAAGGTTTTGATGTGGCTACAACTCTTAATTTGTTTGAGGCATGGGCTACATCTCTTTCTTATACTTTTCAGCTCTACTTTGATTTTAGTGGCTATACAGATATGGCTATTGGTATTGCATTGCTTTTTAACATAAAACTACCTATTAACTTCAACAGCCCCTATAAAGCTACAAGCATACAAGACTTCTGGAGAAGATGGCATATAACACTTAGTAGATTTCTAAGAGATTATATTTACATACCTCTTGGTGGATATAGAAAAGGGGAGTTTAGAACTTACACTAACTTAATGGCTACTTTTATACTAGGTGGTATTTGGCACGGTGCTGGTTGGACTTTTATGTTTTGGGGATTTCTTCACGGTATAGCATTGGTTATAAACAGAGCTTGGAGTAAATTAGGTTTTAAACTTTGGATTTGGTTGGCTTGGTTGATTACGTTTAACTTTGTGAATATTGCCTGGGTGTTCTTTAGAGCAAAAGAGTGGGAGGATGCTGTTAAGGTTTTGAGCTCGATGCTTAGTTTGGATGATATTATATTACCAGGATTTATGTCATCGAAGTTTTATTTTTTATTTCAGTATGGTTTTCAATTTGGTGGATTTGTTGATAATATTAAAGGTGGGAAAGACACTTTTGCTTACTTGTTTATAGCTTTTGTATTAGTTCTATTATTTAAGAACTCAACATTTCATATGAATAAAATAAAATTTAATTATTTAACGATATTATTTGTAAGTCTTTGCTTGTCAATTAGTATTCTATCACTAAATCAAGTGTCTGAATTTGTATATTTTAATTTTTAG
- a CDS encoding transposase → MSRKKGQTYSAEQKTKIVLELLKEEETIAQIAARYKITSQSITKWKKQFLENASLAFEPAKAVQEFKNEIKNKDEEIEELQKQLGKSVVEKEWLAKKLESSVSFKERKTLIENGLELTKILLCPLGTSPKGTSSLALTANSNIDIKSFNSVKYSI, encoded by the coding sequence ATGAGTCGAAAAAAAGGTCAAACCTATAGTGCCGAGCAGAAGACGAAAATAGTGTTAGAGTTACTAAAAGAAGAAGAGACTATTGCACAGATAGCCGCTAGGTATAAAATCACTTCTCAATCCATTACAAAATGGAAAAAGCAATTCTTGGAAAATGCTTCACTTGCATTTGAACCAGCCAAAGCAGTACAAGAATTTAAAAATGAGATAAAAAATAAAGATGAAGAGATAGAAGAGCTTCAAAAACAACTGGGTAAATCAGTTGTTGAAAAGGAATGGCTAGCAAAAAAGCTAGAGAGCTCGGTCTCATTTAAAGAGAGAAAAACTCTTATCGAGAACGGGCTTGAACTAACAAAGATTTTGCTATGCCCTTTGGGTACATCCCCCAAGGGGACTTCCTCGCTAGCGCTCACCGCGAACTCCAACATCGACATCAAGAGCTTTAACTCAGTTAAGTATAGTATTTAA
- a CDS encoding type II toxin-antitoxin system RelE/ParE family toxin translates to MLKIVPTPEFIKQVKKLAKSYKKIPDDLESLKTQLVQNPRAGTDLGNNCFKIRLKNSSIPVGKSGGFRVVTYYIDRDNTIRLLLIYTKTQKDNITDKELSEVLNNNNL, encoded by the coding sequence ATGTTAAAAATAGTTCCAACTCCTGAGTTTATAAAGCAAGTAAAAAAACTCGCAAAATCTTATAAAAAAATACCTGATGATTTAGAATCATTAAAAACACAATTAGTTCAAAATCCTAGAGCAGGAACTGATCTAGGAAATAACTGCTTTAAAATAAGACTTAAAAACTCTTCAATTCCTGTTGGAAAAAGTGGTGGTTTTCGTGTAGTCACCTACTATATTGACAGGGACAATACCATACGACTTCTTCTTATCTACACAAAAACTCAAAAAGACAACATAACAGATAAAGAGCTAAGCGAAGTACTTAATAACAACAACTTATAG
- a CDS encoding DUF4258 domain-containing protein, with product MQFIYRVHAVERMFQRDIEDVDVEYVIKNGNVIESYTDDKPYPSYLSLEKNGATLVFKNVPALVCDNCGEKYLAGKTSKELLVKAKEIAKSGVEIDIRDYQKVA from the coding sequence GTGCAGTTTATATATCGAGTTCATGCAGTTGAGAGAATGTTTCAAAGAGATATTGAAGATGTAGATGTTGAGTATGTTATCAAAAATGGTAATGTTATTGAAAGCTATACTGATGACAAGCCTTATCCATCTTATTTATCTTTAGAAAAAAATGGGGCTACTCTTGTTTTTAAAAATGTTCCTGCTCTCGTTTGTGATAATTGTGGCGAAAAGTATCTAGCGGGAAAAACTTCAAAAGAACTCCTAGTAAAAGCTAAAGAAATTGCCAAAAGTGGTGTAGAAATAGATATTCGAGATTATCAAAAAGTTGCATAA
- a CDS encoding toxin, with protein MSKRILWNEEKNQLLQLQRGVSFDEVLKQIEYGNILGRKVHPSEQYPNQEIFIIRLRDYVYYVPFVEDDEKIFLKTIIPSRKLNKIYGE; from the coding sequence ATGAGTAAGCGGATTTTGTGGAATGAAGAGAAAAACCAACTTTTACAACTTCAAAGAGGTGTCTCTTTTGATGAGGTACTTAAGCAAATTGAGTATGGTAATATACTAGGAAGAAAAGTCCATCCTAGTGAACAATACCCAAATCAAGAGATTTTTATAATTAGACTACGAGATTATGTTTACTATGTGCCATTTGTAGAAGATGATGAAAAAATCTTTTTAAAGACAATAATACCGAGTAGAAAACTCAATAAAATATATGGAGAATAG
- a CDS encoding transposase, which produces MYEKLPHISLHDYYQFITFRTYDSMDAFIYKIQDNHNLTSKMKQFHIDAYLDESKNGAYLFGGNIAILKDHILSKNNILYEVDTLCIMPNHVHLLIKQKDDLSRIMKYIKAKSAIELNKSLGKKGKFWLSGYFDRLIRNQEHYDLVYRYILDNPFKVNLLDAKERVYSKYEL; this is translated from the coding sequence ATGTACGAAAAACTTCCTCATATTAGCTTACATGATTATTATCAGTTTATTACGTTTAGAACATATGACAGCATGGATGCATTTATCTATAAAATCCAAGACAATCATAACCTCACTAGTAAAATGAAACAGTTTCACATTGATGCATATCTAGATGAGTCAAAAAATGGTGCATATCTATTTGGTGGGAACATCGCTATATTAAAAGATCATATATTATCAAAAAACAATATTTTATATGAAGTCGATACTCTTTGCATTATGCCAAATCATGTGCATCTTCTCATTAAACAAAAAGATGATTTATCTAGGATTATGAAATATATAAAAGCAAAGAGTGCCATAGAATTAAATAAAAGTTTAGGCAAAAAAGGAAAGTTTTGGTTAAGTGGCTATTTTGACAGGCTTATTCGTAATCAAGAACATTATGATTTGGTATATCGCTATATTTTAGATAATCCTTTTAAAGTAAATCTTTTGGATGCTAAAGAGAGAGTTTACTCGAAGTATGAACTTTAG
- a CDS encoding glycosyltransferase family 4 protein, translating to MYILELLAILIFSYFSVKLLIKYAHALDLVDIPNERSHHCDIIPSGAGIGFILTFFVSMALFEFNLFIENACTFLAIFLVFLIGIVDDRIEVSAKLKFVVIFLAVFVMSFDDMLIFSLGTWYGYDLVLPWFGALLFSMFALAGFTNALNLIDGIDGLSSSVSIVILLFFAFLGVEYDNHLILTISTFTIAVILGFLFLNWNPAHIFMGDSGSLSLGFIISVLAVMSLEHIHPISVLYLAAIPLLDTLIVMVRRIRRGKSPFSPDKTHIHHIVVKFFDMNVKRTVFFLSLLQVIFSSIGYMILDSINKHGSQNVPLFALLGFILMFVLFYMIFTGMQKRQLRLDKQNKSS from the coding sequence TTGTATATACTTGAGCTGTTAGCGATACTCATTTTCTCATACTTTTCCGTCAAGCTGCTTATAAAATATGCCCATGCTTTAGATCTTGTCGACATTCCAAACGAACGTAGTCATCACTGTGATATTATCCCTAGTGGTGCGGGTATAGGATTTATACTTACTTTTTTTGTCTCTATGGCTCTTTTTGAGTTTAACTTGTTTATAGAAAACGCTTGTACGTTTTTAGCTATTTTTCTTGTTTTCTTGATTGGTATAGTAGATGACCGTATAGAAGTCTCTGCGAAGCTCAAGTTTGTAGTGATATTTTTAGCGGTGTTTGTTATGTCCTTTGATGATATGCTAATATTTTCACTGGGGACGTGGTATGGTTATGATCTTGTACTTCCTTGGTTTGGTGCCTTACTCTTTAGTATGTTCGCGCTAGCTGGATTTACAAACGCACTCAACCTTATAGATGGTATAGATGGGCTCTCTAGTAGTGTTTCCATCGTTATACTTCTCTTTTTTGCTTTTCTTGGAGTTGAGTATGACAACCATCTTATACTTACTATTTCTACTTTTACCATCGCCGTTATACTCGGTTTTTTATTTTTAAACTGGAACCCTGCTCATATATTTATGGGTGATAGCGGGAGTCTCTCTCTTGGTTTTATCATCAGTGTTTTAGCTGTTATGAGTCTTGAGCACATTCACCCTATCTCTGTTTTATACCTAGCAGCCATACCTCTACTAGATACTCTCATAGTAATGGTAAGAAGAATCAGACGAGGCAAGTCTCCTTTTTCTCCTGATAAAACGCATATACACCATATAGTCGTGAAGTTTTTTGATATGAATGTAAAAAGAACGGTCTTTTTCTTAAGTCTACTTCAGGTTATCTTTAGTTCCATAGGTTATATGATACTAGACTCCATAAACAAACATGGTTCACAAAATGTTCCCCTTTTTGCTCTTCTTGGCTTTATTCTTATGTTTGTGCTTTTTTATATGATATTTACCGGTATGCAAAAACGCCAACTCAGACTCGATAAACAAAATAAATCCTCTTAA
- a CDS encoding YjbH domain-containing protein yields MKHTLLYTTLLCTILSASELSHTLSNQGFTGVINTPNAQVMKQGDLTVHFDNQFDYVLSRYNYDAINHTKQDYIFGAGLFPYFEVQGRLSEAKGYHRDLSANLKFQLPYKHKYLPNIAVGVQDLGSAASYYGNKYIVMDKELWFVRASLGYGKSDTSSLTRADRDLKRMDGIFGTLEVKTFDWLYLLAEDAAQERFAGLRVEMPRSWSPHFKLNTLITSNLSDNNSMSVGVNLTFPLYENKESYSSKTTNLYKQEVLKESASEETIERVEKKETKEITKEDLRVNLTLQEIKQKLVSFDIENVSIATKDESVYLAYENSVFLHNDLDAIGIILGLLSQTEYKKFILEQKRSKTTVITLEGSLEKAREFFQNPTLTNKELFASSIKKVSPKNLDGFEMDKIVANPSTFRPKITLKPFMKTFIGNEFGLFNYMLWLRAQAQVNIYKGIDLTAVADIHIHDSEIDDHQYDAFMMLYSDGSYLSSVMLNSSNNILGAINTLSVGTLEQNYVGVMDQLVYNKGNHTLKLKAGYFEQYRDGDAFKEYWLGKFISRRVLLVKYSYFVDSLDTLLEIKAGQYWNQDQGFEVRFKRYFGDTAVYLTYDQSKAYQRDSSYSEQTDRYAGIGVEIPLTLRHTPSFKAVQLKGTNAFSYKVKTTILREDGTNNLVPGGNYDPSMVISSEEYYLNRNRLQLSYIKSHLFKMKEAFDEYVVGE; encoded by the coding sequence TTGAAACATACACTTCTCTACACTACCCTACTCTGTACTATTTTAAGTGCTTCCGAGCTTTCTCACACACTTTCAAACCAAGGTTTTACAGGAGTTATAAACACTCCAAACGCACAGGTAATGAAGCAGGGTGATTTGACTGTTCACTTTGACAACCAGTTTGACTATGTTTTGAGTCGTTATAACTATGATGCCATAAACCATACAAAACAAGACTATATCTTTGGTGCGGGACTTTTTCCCTACTTTGAAGTGCAGGGACGACTATCTGAGGCTAAAGGCTATCACAGAGACCTCTCGGCAAACCTAAAGTTTCAACTCCCATATAAACACAAGTACCTTCCAAATATAGCAGTAGGAGTACAAGACTTAGGAAGTGCTGCTAGTTATTATGGAAACAAGTACATAGTGATGGACAAGGAACTCTGGTTTGTAAGAGCTTCGCTTGGCTATGGAAAGTCCGATACATCTAGTTTAACTAGAGCTGATAGAGACTTGAAAAGAATGGATGGCATTTTTGGTACGCTAGAAGTAAAAACATTTGACTGGCTCTATCTACTTGCTGAGGATGCTGCACAAGAACGGTTCGCAGGACTTAGAGTTGAGATGCCTCGTTCATGGAGTCCACACTTTAAACTTAACACTCTCATCACTTCAAACCTCTCAGATAACAACAGTATGAGTGTTGGAGTAAACCTTACATTTCCTCTTTATGAGAACAAAGAGTCCTATAGTTCAAAAACTACAAACTTATATAAACAAGAGGTACTCAAAGAGAGTGCTTCAGAAGAAACTATTGAAAGAGTAGAAAAAAAAGAGACTAAAGAGATAACAAAAGAAGATCTAAGAGTCAACTTAACTCTTCAAGAGATAAAACAGAAGCTAGTCTCTTTTGACATAGAAAATGTTAGCATAGCTACTAAGGATGAGAGTGTTTATCTTGCATATGAAAACAGCGTCTTTTTACATAATGACCTCGATGCCATAGGAATCATACTCGGACTACTAAGTCAAACAGAGTATAAAAAGTTTATACTTGAGCAAAAACGAAGTAAGACCACCGTCATAACTTTAGAGGGGAGTTTAGAAAAAGCGAGAGAGTTCTTTCAAAACCCTACCCTAACAAACAAAGAGCTCTTTGCAAGTAGCATAAAAAAAGTTTCTCCTAAAAACTTAGATGGCTTCGAGATGGATAAAATTGTAGCTAATCCTTCTACTTTTAGACCAAAGATAACTCTTAAACCATTTATGAAAACATTTATAGGAAATGAGTTTGGTCTTTTTAACTATATGCTATGGCTAAGAGCTCAGGCTCAGGTAAATATCTACAAAGGTATAGACCTTACTGCAGTAGCGGACATTCACATCCATGACTCTGAGATAGACGACCATCAATATGACGCATTTATGATGCTCTACTCTGATGGCTCTTATCTAAGTAGTGTGATGCTAAATAGCTCAAACAATATACTCGGAGCTATAAACACACTCAGTGTTGGTACTCTAGAGCAAAACTATGTTGGCGTTATGGATCAGCTTGTCTATAACAAAGGAAATCATACGCTTAAACTAAAAGCTGGCTATTTTGAGCAGTATAGAGATGGTGATGCATTTAAAGAGTACTGGCTTGGGAAGTTTATAAGCCGTAGAGTTCTTTTAGTAAAGTATAGCTATTTTGTCGACTCACTCGATACTCTTTTAGAGATAAAAGCAGGTCAATACTGGAACCAAGACCAAGGTTTTGAAGTAAGGTTTAAACGCTACTTCGGAGACACTGCCGTCTATTTAACATATGATCAGAGTAAGGCATACCAAAGAGATAGTTCATACTCTGAGCAGACTGATCGTTATGCTGGCATAGGAGTTGAGATACCACTTACGCTAAGACATACTCCCTCTTTTAAAGCTGTTCAGTTAAAAGGAACAAATGCGTTTAGCTATAAAGTAAAAACAACTATACTTAGAGAAGATGGAACAAACAACCTAGTTCCAGGTGGAAACTATGACCCATCTATGGTTATCTCTTCAGAAGAGTACTACCTTAATAGAAACAGACTGCAACTCTCATACATCAAGTCCCATCTATTTAAAATGAAAGAGGCTTTTGATGAGTATGTAGTGGGAGAATAA